Proteins encoded by one window of Nicotiana tabacum cultivar K326 chromosome 10, ASM71507v2, whole genome shotgun sequence:
- the LOC107809256 gene encoding subtilisin-like protease SBT4.15 has translation MEILKCISILIFSLSLLIALSNGSNADERKPYIVYMGELPEDTTLLLDDHHSLLSEAIGDETIARESKIHSYGRSFNAFAARLLPDEAERLSQKEGIVSVFPNTVRRLRTTRSWDFIGMTETVQRNQQAESDTIVAVLDTGIWMESQSFNDTGFGPPPAKWKGKCDQGVNFTGCNK, from the exons ATGGAAATATTAAAGTGCATTTCTATTCTCATCTTCAGTTTGTCTCTGCTTATTGCACTAAGCAATGGATCAAATGCTGATGAAAGAAAG CCCTACATAGTTTATATGGGAGAATTACCAGAAGATACAACCTTATTGTTGGATGATCATCACAGCTTGCTTTCAGAGGCTATTGGAGA CGAGACAATAGCTAGAGAATCAAAGATACATAGTTATGGAAGGAGTTTTAATGCATTTGCTGCGAGATTGTTGCCTGATGAAGCAGAAAGATTATCGC AAAAAGAAGGGATTGTGTCCGTATTTCCAAATACAGTGAGAAGACTTCGAACAACAAGATCTTGGGATTTTATTGGAATGACGGAGACAGTACAAAGAAATCAACAAGCTGAGAGTGATACAATTGTTGCTGTCTTAGATACAG GTATATGGATGGAATCACAAAGCTTCAATGACACAGGCTTTGGGCCTCCCCCTGCTAAATGGAAGGGCAAATGTGATCAGGGTGTCAATTTCACTGGTTGCAACAAGTAA
- the LOC107809255 gene encoding ubiquitin-conjugating enzyme E2 7-like, whose amino-acid sequence MASQAALLLQKQLKDLNRHPVDGFSAGLVDENNVFKWNITIIGPPETLFDGGFFNATMIFPPDYPNNPPEVKFTTEIWHPNVYSDGRVCISILHPPGDDPNFYELASERWTPVHTVESIMLSIISMLSSPNDESPANVDAAKEWRDNRDEFVKKVKRCVRRSQEML is encoded by the coding sequence ATGGCTTCACAAGCCGCTCTTCTCCTCCAAAAACAACTCAAAGACCTAAACCGGCATCCGGTCGACGGTTTCTCCGCCGGTTTAGTCGATGAAAACAACGTATTCAAGTGGAACATTACCATTATCGGTCCACCCGAAACCCTATTCGACGGCGGTTTTTTCAACGCTACCATGATTTTTCCTCCGGATTATCCAAATAACCCACCGGAAGTTAAATTCACGACCGAAATCTGGCATCCGAATGTCTATTCTGACGGTCGGGTTTGTATATCGATTCTACACCCGCCCGGTGATGATCCGAATTTTTATGAACTTGCTAGTGAACGTTGGACGCCGGTTCATACCGTTGAGAGTATTATGTTGAGTATTATATCGATGCTTTCGAGTCCGAACGATGAATCTCCGGCGAATGTTGATGCGGCTAAGGAATGGAGAGATAATAGAGATGAATTTGTGAAGAAAGTTAAACGTTGTGTTAGGAGATCACAAGAGATGTTGTGA